The DNA segment GGTCGTCATCCCGAACGCCCAGGGCCAGAGCGCGGACGACGTGACGCGCAAGGCGCGGCGCGCTCGCCCCCTCGCGTCGCTGCTGTCCATCGCCGTGAGCGTCGCCGCGGGCGCGGCCGTCTTCACCAGCGCGGCGATGGTCCTCCGCAGGGTCTACGGCATCACCGAGCGGCGGGCGCTCAGCCAGAGCGAGATCCTCCTCGCCGCGGGCGCCGCGGGCGCGCTGGCCTTCATCGCCTTCGTCGCCACGCTCCGCGTCCTCGTCGGCCGCTGGCGGAGCGCGCCGGCCATGGAGCGCCTCGGCAACGGCCTCCTCGGCGCGCTCGTGTGGCTGTTCGTCTCGTGCGGCGCCCTCGCGCTCGGCGCCGCCGCCTACAACGCGTTCGCGCTGCCGATCCCCGCCCTGGGCCTCGATCCGGCCGACTGGCTCGGCTGGATCGACGTCGGCGTGATCGCCCTGCCGACCCTGATCGCGCTCGTCGTGCTCACCGTGGCGCTGCGGCGCGTGACCCGCGTGTCGTAGCGACGCGGGCGGGGCAGCAAATTCTGCTCATCCAGCGAGCCAGCGGGCATTTTCGCATGCATTCGATAGCTTGTAAATAGGTGGCCATGTCGGGCAGATCCGCGTGCTCGCGAAGCACCCCACGAGGAGGCGAGATCATGTCCGCACGATTCAGGCCCGAGGTGTATGCCGTCGATTTCGGTACCTCCAACTCGCTGCTCTCGGCGGCCAGCGCGGAGGCGACCTGCCCGCCCATCCCGCTCGACGCCGCGGCCGCCGATCCGACCGTCCTCCGGAGCCTCTTGTTCTTCGGGCAGGAGCGGTTCTCCTGCGGCGCGGCGGCGATCAGCGACTTCGTCGCGAACGGCATGCAGGGCCGCTTCATCCGCTCGATCAAGAAATACCTCCCCGATCGGAGCTTCTCCGGCACGCAGATCGGGCACCGGGTCGTGACCATCGAGGACCTGATCGGGCGCTTCCTCCGGGAGATGCGCGAGCAGGCGAACCGCCACTTCGACGCCGACGTCGCGCGGGTCGTGCTGGGCAGGCCGGCGAAGTTCTCGGCCGATCCGGCGGACGATCGCCTCGCCGAGGAGCGCCTCGAGCGTGCGGCGCGCGTCGCCGGCTTCCGCGAGGTCTCCTTCTGCCCCGAGCCGGTCGCCGCCGCGCACGACTTCCACCTGGAGCTCGAGCGCGGGGCCGTCGTCCTCGTCGCCGATTTCGGCGGCGGGACGTCCGATTACACGATCGTCCGGATGCGGCCGGAGGGGTTCTCGCCGTCCGACGTGCTGTCGCTCGGCGGCGTCTCTGTCGCGGGGGACGCGCTCGACGGCAGCCTCATGCGCCACAAGATCGCCCGTCACTTCGGCGCGGAGGTCACCTACCGCGTCCCGCTCGGCTCGAACCAGCTGACCATGCCGCGATCGATCGCCGAGAAGCTCTGCTCACCGGCCGACATGACGGTGCTCCAGCACCGCGATGTCCTCGCCTTCCTTCGCGACGTGAAGGCGTGGTCCCTCGGGCCGGAGGATCGGCAGCGCATGGACAACCTGCTCTGCCTCGTGGAGGACTCGCTGGCATTCCGGCTCTTCGAGGAGATCGAGCGCAGCAAGTGCGCGCTGTCCGGAGAGGCGGCCACGGAGTTCCGCTTCGATTACCCGTCGATGCACATCCGCGAGCGCGTCGCCCGGGAGGAGTTCGAGGCCGGGAGCGAGCGGCCGATCGACGCGATCCTCGGCGCGCTCGACCGGACGGTGGCGGACGCGGGCCTGTCGTTCGACGACATCGACGTCGTGTGCTGCACGGGCGGGACGGCCAGGGTGCCGGCGCTCCGGCGCGGCATCGAGCGGCGCTTCGGCGAGGGAAAGGTGAGGCAGCTGCGGAGCTTCCACTCCGTCGTCCAGGGGCTGGCCGAGCGCGCGCGCAGCATCGCCGCCGCGTCCTGCTGAGCGGGCGCCGGCCTCGCCGGTCGGCGCGGCCCCGTCCGTGGTCGGCGCAACCTTGCCGGTCGGCGCGGCCTCGTCCGGGGTCGGCGCGGCCTTGCCGGTCGACGCGGCCCCGTCCGCGGGCGACGCGGCCCCACCGTCGAGCCAGCGGGGATCGCCCTCGACGACCCACGGGTACGCCTCGTGGAGCGCGCGTTCCATCAGGCCGCCGTAGCTGTGGCCGGCCCCCACAGCGTGCACGACGCGCGCCGTGACGCCGCCGCGCTCGAGCACCTCCCGCGTCTTGCGCGCCCGCGCCGCGCAGTCGGCTCGTCCGCACGCGAGGAGCACCCGCGCCCCGCCGCCGCCGTGAAAGCGCCGGGCGGCGCCGGGCGTCCACTCGTCGAAGCTGCCGTAGCCACCCTCGATCAGCGCCGCTCGCGCGAAGCGGGCGGGATGCCCGGGCAAGAGCAGCGCGCCCATGATCGCCCCCTGCGAGTACCCCGCATAGA comes from the Sorangium aterium genome and includes:
- a CDS encoding Hsp70 family protein, giving the protein MSARFRPEVYAVDFGTSNSLLSAASAEATCPPIPLDAAAADPTVLRSLLFFGQERFSCGAAAISDFVANGMQGRFIRSIKKYLPDRSFSGTQIGHRVVTIEDLIGRFLREMREQANRHFDADVARVVLGRPAKFSADPADDRLAEERLERAARVAGFREVSFCPEPVAAAHDFHLELERGAVVLVADFGGGTSDYTIVRMRPEGFSPSDVLSLGGVSVAGDALDGSLMRHKIARHFGAEVTYRVPLGSNQLTMPRSIAEKLCSPADMTVLQHRDVLAFLRDVKAWSLGPEDRQRMDNLLCLVEDSLAFRLFEEIERSKCALSGEAATEFRFDYPSMHIRERVAREEFEAGSERPIDAILGALDRTVADAGLSFDDIDVVCCTGGTARVPALRRGIERRFGEGKVRQLRSFHSVVQGLAERARSIAAASC